Genomic segment of Reinekea marina:
AATGAGCTATGGCATTAAAACAAACCTACATTTGGGAGTAGACATTGTACTCAAAGCACTTCCTAAACCAGCGGAAAAAACACTCAGTTTATTTGGTGCCGTATGCGTAATAGCCTACGGCTTAATTTTACTCGACAGCACTTGGGTTGCCATGCTGGGAGTTGATGTACGTGGCGGTGCCATTGTTTACTGGGCGAAAATGTACAAAATTGGTATTGGCGCTGAAGAACTGCGCTACCCCGCTTGGGCTCAAGAGCTATTCGGACTTCAACACCGCGTTCATCGTTGGTTGTGTTACTTGCCTTACCA
This window contains:
- a CDS encoding TRAP transporter small permease — its product is MFSWLILFGMSYGIKTNLHLGVDIVLKALPKPAEKTLSLFGAVCVIAYGLILLDSTWVAMLGVDVRGGAIVYWAKMYKIGIGAEELRYPAWAQELFGLQHRVHRWLCYLPYH